DNA from Geobacillus vulcani PSS1:
TCTATGAAAATAAAAAAGACGGATCGATTGTCTGGGATGATCATGCAACCAAATGCGGCGTCTGCCTCGACATCGCCGCTGAATCGATCGCCGCTTACGATCAAGGGAAATCGATCAAAGACATTCGGCGCATGATCGACGAAAAATATCAAGAAGGCTATGCCGAACCGACTCCGACAAAACCGCTCTAATCCCAACAAAAAAAGCGCCAAGTTGGGCGCTTTTTTTCGTTGCCGCCTCCCTCTTTTTTGTTCCGCCGAGCGTTCATTGCTTGTTGGTCAAGATCGGCTGTTGAAACTTGAGTTCCCCTGCCAAAGACAATCGCCAATGGCTTCTCGGCGCGGGCAACATCAACACCGGCTGAGCGCGGCGTACAAATCATGCAATGTTTCGATGCCGCGGTGTCGGAATTCATCGAGCACGATCGCCCAGAGCTTCACCATCGCTTCCACGTCGCCATCCGCCGTATGACGGCGCGGGCAGCGGATGCCATAACAGGCTAATGCATCGTCAAACGTCGGGCATGAATGGCCGATCAGCATCATCATCGGCTGCAAGTCAAGAAAGCGTCCGCTCCATTTTTGCCGGTAATGGCGCCAAAGGGCATGACGCAAAAACACCAAATCATGGCCAATATGATAGCCGATTAAGACGCCGGCGGCAATAAACGGCACAAACGTGCGCAGCGCCTCAGCAAGCGGCGGAGCGAACACCACATCCTTCGCCTCAATGCCGGTCAAGGCGGAAATATGTTCCGGAATTGGCTTTTCCGGCTTGACGAGCGTCATGTACGCATCCGTCACGACCCCTCCGACCGTTTTCGCTGCCGCCATGGCCAAAATTTCATCGCCTTGCTCCGGGGAAAAGCCGGTCGTTTCCATATCGATGATGACAAACGGGATATCAGTCAAACGGCCATGCCAATCGATGATGTGCTGTTTTTCCTTTTGCAGCGAGCGAAGCCATGTTTCCTGTTGCCACGAATGGTCATGCCCAAATAAGGCGGATGATGCCTCGCGCGGAACGCCGAGCGACAACAAGCGGAGCGCCCGCTGCCAAAAACGGTGCCGCTCATGCATGAATGTTAGCCACCCGCCGGGCGACAAAGCGCTGCAACCGTTTGGCAGTGCGCATCGCTTGTTTCAGCTGCTTTTGTTCCGTCCGCTCAAGCGCCCGCCATAACACGTATTCACGTCCGTCCCCCGCCTCAGTGCTGTACTTCAGGCGAATCGAATAGTAAACAGAAAGCGCCTCGCAAACGGCGTCGGAAAGCGGCGCCGTCAATACACCATTCGCTTCAAGCGCCCGCCGCCGCTCGGCTGTGCCCGCCGCCGGGACGTGCGCAAAACAGGCCAACCATTTCAAAGCGTTGGTGAGCTGCACGTAACCGCTTTGTTTCATATGAACGGCCCCGCTGTACGGCCCCCATCGCTCCGTTTGCACGTTGCCCAACCAGCCGAGCGGAACCGGAGGAAACTGAACGTGCTCGCCCATGCGCGCCAACAGCAGCGGCCGTTCGGCCACCGCCGCAAACAGCGCCTTTCTTGCCGTCTCAGCCAATTCCGCTTCCCCATAAAGAGGCCGCATATCCATCGCAATCAACAAAAAACGAATGTCGTTCGGCCACCCGCTGTCCAAATAGGAAAAAAGCTGTTGCTCCCAGCCGCGGACTGACTGCGCCCACCGCTTGTTCGTCGCCATCACGTAACCGGAACAGTACGGATATCCTGCCTCATGCAGCATGTCTACCCCGATCGTCGCCATATGGCGAATGAATTCATAACAAGCCGCTTCCTCGTTCTCAGGACAGTTGAATAAAATGCCGTGATCTTGATCCGTCCAAATCGTCGGCTCACACCGGCCGATGCTTCCCATCACATACCAGCACCACGCTGAAGGACGAATGCCGACCGACCGTTTCATCGTCTCCCGCTCCGCAAGGAAGAACGCGCGGCGAAGGATGGCTTCATGGACAGAAACGATGTCATTGGCCAGCTGACTCATTTGTTCACGTACTGCACAGCGCCGCAGTTCACGCGCCAGTTCATCGTGACAAAAACGAAGTTCGGCGGCCGACTCGGCTCGGTTTAGCCGCTCGACCACCTTTGCCGCCAATAATTCCATCCCCTTTTCCCCTCCCGGCTACTGCTGGGCGAGGGTCTTGGGCTGATACGCCGGATCGAGCTGTTCCGGATAGCCATAAGAACCGTGCTCACTAATATCAAGACCAGAAATTTCTTGTTCCGCCGTGACACGCAGCCCGATCGTTTTCTTCATGGCATATAAGATGACAAATGAGACAGCCGCGACATACACCGCAGCACCGAGCACTCCGACCGTTTGCACAATCAGCTGATCAAATCCGCCCCCGTAAAGCAGTCCAGCCTTCCCGATGCCCGTGATCTCGACTAAACGCGGCGAGGCGAAAAACCCGGTGGAAATCGTGCCGATGATGCCGGCAATCCCGTGGACAGAAAACGCGTAAATCGGATCGTCAATCCCTTTGCGCTCAAAATAGATCGATGTCCAGAATGTAAACGCCCCCGCCACTGCGCCGATCACCACCGCCGCCCACGGTTCGACGAACGCGCACGCGGCGGTAATGGCAACTAAAGCCGCGAGCACACCGTTCACCATCGCCGGAATGTCCGCTTTGCCAACCAAAATTTTCGCTGTGATGATCGCGGCGACCGCCCCCGCCGCGGCAGCCAAATTCGTCGTCAGCGCAACATAGCCGAAAAATCCGTCGCCAACCGCCATCGTGCTGCCAGCGTTAAAGCCAAACCAGCCGATCCATAAAATCAAACCGCCAATGACCGTATATACTTGGTTATGCCCAGGAATGACGTTTGGCGTCTTGTCTTTATTGAACTTGCCGATGCGCGGCCCAAGCAAAATCGTCGCCACGAGCGCCGCAATCGCTCCTTGCAAGTGGACAACGGTCGAACCGGCGAAATCTTGCATTCCCATTTTTCCAAGCCAGCCGCCGCCCCACACCCAATGGCCGATCACGGGATAAATGACGATCGTAAAAATCGTTCCGAAAAGAAAATAAACAGACAGTTTCGCCCGCTCAGCAAAGCCGCCCCAAGCGATCGCCAGCGACACGCCGGCAAAGCCCAGTTGGAATAAAAATTTGAGCTCGAGCGGCACATTCGCCCATGACAACGAGTCAAACGTTCCTTTTCCTTCTTTTAAAAACCATCCTTCTGTCCCGATGAAGCTATTCCCAGCCCCAAATGTAATCGCAAAGCCGAACGCCCAAAACGCCAATGATGCGAGGGCAAAACTTAAAATTTGTTTGCCGGCCACATGCCCGGAGTTTTTCATGCGCGTGGATCCGGCCTCAAGCAAAGCAAACCCTGCCTGCATGCCAATAACGAGCACCGCCGAGAGCATGACCCAGAGGGCATCCAGCCCAAGCGTCAACGTTTTTTCATCCATTTTACGCATCCCCCTTTTTTGTCATTTATCATCCCTTTTATATGTCATAATATATAACATAAATCAACTGAAAGCAACGCCCGTTTTTGGTTGTAATCGGTTTCAAACACAAAAAGTTTGTTAAGTTTTTTAACAAAAAGAATACCCCTCATCACGAGGGGCATTCCTCACCGTGTTACGCCACACGAATGGGCTTGCCAAACGGCACGCGCGGCATATAATCGTCCGGCACAAGCCAAAACACTTCATAGTCGA
Protein-coding regions in this window:
- a CDS encoding 3'-5' exonuclease, whose product is MHERHRFWQRALRLLSLGVPREASSALFGHDHSWQQETWLRSLQKEKQHIIDWHGRLTDIPFVIIDMETTGFSPEQGDEILAMAAAKTVGGVVTDAYMTLVKPEKPIPEHISALTGIEAKDVVFAPPLAEALRTFVPFIAAGVLIGYHIGHDLVFLRHALWRHYRQKWSGRFLDLQPMMMLIGHSCPTFDDALACYGIRCPRRHTADGDVEAMVKLWAIVLDEFRHRGIETLHDLYAALSRC
- a CDS encoding DUF294 nucleotidyltransferase-like domain-containing protein, with protein sequence MELLAAKVVERLNRAESAAELRFCHDELARELRRCAVREQMSQLANDIVSVHEAILRRAFFLAERETMKRSVGIRPSAWCWYVMGSIGRCEPTIWTDQDHGILFNCPENEEAACYEFIRHMATIGVDMLHEAGYPYCSGYVMATNKRWAQSVRGWEQQLFSYLDSGWPNDIRFLLIAMDMRPLYGEAELAETARKALFAAVAERPLLLARMGEHVQFPPVPLGWLGNVQTERWGPYSGAVHMKQSGYVQLTNALKWLACFAHVPAAGTAERRRALEANGVLTAPLSDAVCEALSVYYSIRLKYSTEAGDGREYVLWRALERTEQKQLKQAMRTAKRLQRFVARRVANIHA
- a CDS encoding ammonium transporter; translated protein: MDEKTLTLGLDALWVMLSAVLVIGMQAGFALLEAGSTRMKNSGHVAGKQILSFALASLAFWAFGFAITFGAGNSFIGTEGWFLKEGKGTFDSLSWANVPLELKFLFQLGFAGVSLAIAWGGFAERAKLSVYFLFGTIFTIVIYPVIGHWVWGGGWLGKMGMQDFAGSTVVHLQGAIAALVATILLGPRIGKFNKDKTPNVIPGHNQVYTVIGGLILWIGWFGFNAGSTMAVGDGFFGYVALTTNLAAAAGAVAAIITAKILVGKADIPAMVNGVLAALVAITAACAFVEPWAAVVIGAVAGAFTFWTSIYFERKGIDDPIYAFSVHGIAGIIGTISTGFFASPRLVEITGIGKAGLLYGGGFDQLIVQTVGVLGAAVYVAAVSFVILYAMKKTIGLRVTAEQEISGLDISEHGSYGYPEQLDPAYQPKTLAQQ